One stretch of Astatotilapia calliptera chromosome 3, fAstCal1.2, whole genome shotgun sequence DNA includes these proteins:
- the LOC113019378 gene encoding leucine-rich repeat-containing protein 51-like isoform X1, which yields MYSPPVDLSFKNLSNVAGALAELPRSLLRPLTTNSKGKYLSCSLRLSNNSLTDLVGLQYTINHFFAQPSKLGWLDLSFNKITCIEPVLCELKELRVLYLHGNSIWNLSEVDKLRELQHLHTITLHGNLIETSKGYRNYVISVLPQLKTMDFSGVTRDERVMADIWRSHGTKKNPRDH from the exons ATGTATAGTCCACCAGTGgatctttcttttaaaaatctcagcAATGTTGCAG GTGCATTGGCAGAGCTGCCCCGAAGTCTGCTCCGCCCTTTAACCACAAACTCAAAGGGGAAGTACCTGAGCTGCTCTCTGCGTCTCAGTAATAACAGCCTCACCGACCTTGTTGGCCTCCAGTACACGATCAACCACTTTTTTGCACAACCATCAAAGCTTGGATGGTTGGATCTGTCCTTCAACAAAATCACCTGCATAGAACCT GTTTTGTGTGAGCTGAAAGAACTGCGTGTGCTGTATCTTCATGGCAACAGCATCTGGAACCTGTCAGAAGTGGACAAGCTGAGAGAGCTCCAGCATCTGCACACAATCACATTGCATGGCAATCTCATAGAAACAAGCAAAGGCTACAG gaATTACGTGATTTCTGTATTGCCTCAGCTGAAGACGATGGACTTCAGCGGTGTGACACGAGATGAGCGGGTCATGGCAGATATCTGGCGTTCTCACggcaccaaaaaaaacccccgaGACCATTAA
- the LOC113019378 gene encoding leucine-rich repeat-containing protein 51-like isoform X2, which translates to MSPQMHTTTSALAELPRSLLRPLTTNSKGKYLSCSLRLSNNSLTDLVGLQYTINHFFAQPSKLGWLDLSFNKITCIEPVLCELKELRVLYLHGNSIWNLSEVDKLRELQHLHTITLHGNLIETSKGYRNYVISVLPQLKTMDFSGVTRDERVMADIWRSHGTKKNPRDH; encoded by the exons GTGCATTGGCAGAGCTGCCCCGAAGTCTGCTCCGCCCTTTAACCACAAACTCAAAGGGGAAGTACCTGAGCTGCTCTCTGCGTCTCAGTAATAACAGCCTCACCGACCTTGTTGGCCTCCAGTACACGATCAACCACTTTTTTGCACAACCATCAAAGCTTGGATGGTTGGATCTGTCCTTCAACAAAATCACCTGCATAGAACCT GTTTTGTGTGAGCTGAAAGAACTGCGTGTGCTGTATCTTCATGGCAACAGCATCTGGAACCTGTCAGAAGTGGACAAGCTGAGAGAGCTCCAGCATCTGCACACAATCACATTGCATGGCAATCTCATAGAAACAAGCAAAGGCTACAG gaATTACGTGATTTCTGTATTGCCTCAGCTGAAGACGATGGACTTCAGCGGTGTGACACGAGATGAGCGGGTCATGGCAGATATCTGGCGTTCTCACggcaccaaaaaaaacccccgaGACCATTAA
- the LOC113019382 gene encoding uncharacterized protein LOC113019382, whose protein sequence is MALLLRVHVSPKLIRKIQLSTVPESVKQLQDELQAKLGLEGDFAIQYEDPDFGNALCNLMDIKELPAGRAVLHLIWEENASASPPQTPSDHSAISSIDTASVSSASSFSPSSSTKTYMRSTSQWPNPFPIPTFSYDVALKLRKGNEVYEKAGANLSVTRDIKMEILDKLAQEMFAIKAYPDKNEITSVAQELVSKHPCLKEPGNGTGYDGWATSIKFKLGNYRSKLSKAGCSEVAVNRKRRGEEDDSGSNRFSLKKPKRGEVNFIPDGPENYNDESLENERCILEDEMKKRDKNMALITQKMDITFSLRRKEVVEMQPLVKEMQLRWPALFLKEQICAEFSRITTKDLMGTFLTALDTYSLRLIKLYRIRKAAFRNDMDSLLQKFDEQVSNIVQHRRTISLEGLPIFVRDDETKLFLTCLDTDPVERATRGVTVGILTVLEDYVGPNSQSTVVNTAIVLEEDIILDDLPDLPTAFAYLFGLLYGLNMEFPKELKYTFEAVQHIFMELTSTCSQRIRSFKTKLLTKV, encoded by the exons ATG GCCCTGTTACTGCGAGTCCACGTCAGTCCAAAACTTATCAGAAAAATCCAACTGTCCACTGTTCCAGAATCTGTGAAGCAGCTTCAAGATGAACTACAAGCAAAGCTTGGACTTGAAGGTGACTTTGCAATACAATATGAAGACCCAGATTTTGGGAACGCACTTTGCAACCTGATGGATATTAAGGAGCTACCTGCTGGACGGGCAGTGTTGCACCTCATTTGGGAGGAAAATGCATCAGCCTCGCCACCACAGACTCCATCTGATCATAGCGCTATCTCATCTATTGATACAGCCAGTGTGAGTTCAGCATCTTCTTTCAGCCCATCCTCATCCACAAAGACCTACATGCGTAGCACTTCACAGTGGCCAAATCCATTTCCTATCCCAACCTTTTCCTATGATGTAGCGTTAAAACTTCGCAAGGGCAATGAGGTATATGAGAAAGCAGGGGCAAATTTAAGTGTAACAAGAGACATCAAGATGGAAATTCTAGACAAGTTGGCACAAGAAATGTTTGCAATCAAAGCGTACCCTGACAAGAATGAAATAACATCTGTTGCACAGGAGCTAGTTTCCAAACATCCCTGCCTCAAAGAGCCTGGCAATGGCACAGGATATGATGGTTGGGCAACAAGCATTAAGTTCAAGCTTGGCAACTACCGTTCCAAGCTAAGTAAAGCTGGATGTAGTGAAGTTGCAGTCAATCGAAAAAGAAGAGGGGAAGAAGATGACAGTGGCTCAAATAGATTTTCCTTAAAGAAACCAAAGCGAGGTGAAGTCAACTTTATCCCTGATGGCCCAGAAAACTACAATGATGAGTCTCTTGAAAATGAAAGATGCATTTTGGAAGATGAAATGAAGAAGAGGGATAAGAACATGGCACTCATCACCCAAAAGATGGACATCACATTCTCTCTCAGGAGGAAAGAAGTTGTGGAGATGCAGCCCTTGGTCAAGGAAATGCAGCTCAGATGGCCAGCTCTCTTCTTGAAAGAACAG ATTTGTGCGGAATTCTCACGCATTACCACCAAGGATCTCATGGGGACCTTCTTGACTGCCCTCGACACTTACTCACTTCGGCTGATTAAGCTGTATCGAATTAGAAAAGCTGCTTTCCGCAATGACATGGATTCCCTGTTGCAGAAGTTTGATGAACAg GTCTCAAACATAGTCCAGCATCGACGAACCATCAGTTTGGAAGGGTTACCGATATTTGTTCGCGACGACGAGACCAAACTCTTCTTAACATGTCTG gATACAGATCCAGTTGAGAGGGCAACCCGAGGTGTTACGGTGGGCATCCTCACTGTTCTGGAGGACTACGTGGGACCCAACTCGCAGTCCACAGTGGTCAACACTGCCATTGTTTTGGAAGAGGACATTATTCTTGATGATCTGCCAGACCTTCCCACTGCCTTTGCCTACTTGTTTGGCCTACTTTATGGGCTCAACATGGAGTTTCCCAAAGAACTCAAGTACACATTTGAAGCTGTGCAACACATTTTTATGGAGTTGACATCTACCTGTTCCCAGAGGATAAGAAGCTTCAAAACCAAGCTCTTAACCAAAGTCTAA
- the LOC113019380 gene encoding uncharacterized protein LOC113019380, whose product MQCQFCSFVCSSQEVLLRHHQLRHRRGFHLPCVYSDCVCSFRTRGALKSHLSRSHNRAKKRQEISTFFCDFCEFKENCSQHTFISHILRHLKKNQTVSCPFQKCDYATNNLTTFTSHTSRKHKNSKDIKNCIRLISHANACPSESSSPDKSLNTSQEPETLPSGSGVASSDKEDNEFVDYQCLEHKIARLFLCMQTLLHVSKSALQRIIEEISDILKFSQVHSFQRIKQVLAEQNIEADDDVIKNINDALFKTNPLIISTEPKGALSTDYKRNIYFKNNFHVIEPTEYIYKARTRNTFVYVSVNQVLENLLKEKSFFEKLAFDKEISEGYRSFRDGQYFKNNKLLGLQDTCISLALYIDDFEICNPLGTSRKIHKITAVYWVVLNLSARFRSTLHSIQLALLGKSVDVKQFGYDAFLYPLIEDLKCLESTGVYVESLNSFLKGTVFCVCADNLGAHSLAGFLESFNVDKFCRFYSIDKHQIAALDPTEFPLRTVEQHNIFLEELEDGQRQSVCGVKGSCALSALSYFHPVTGFPPDILHDFFEGVVPVELCLCLQDLIRKGFITFEGLNKRIKSFPYKFSDNLNKPQQITKASFGTGRVSGNGHENWTLLRLLPFIIGTRIPEHEPSWEVLMDLKELVEIVVSTTLSEEILSYLDTKILDHRRLLIETFPDFNLKPKHHYIEHYSHLVRCFGPLVDLWTIRFESKHNFFKKTVHDVQCFKNILLTLSSKHQQMMAYLLDGHSLFKPSLHVDNIDTVDICFLNENLQKCLKLKYPQVKAVSFAKCVYLYGTQYVKGMIISSGQLSGLPEFYKILNILVDSGKVSFVATKLSSWFMEHYRSYRLDSSYKDLEILDPEDLNDYHPLAEYCVDGQLMVTPVTCLLH is encoded by the coding sequence ATGCAGTGCCAGTTCTGCTCTTTTGTCTGTTCAAGCCAAGAAGTACTCTTAAGACATCACCAGCTACGACATAGAAGAGGATTTCATTTGCCCTGTGTTTACAGTGACTGCGTCTGTTCGTTCAGGACACGAGGGGCATTGAAGTCTCACCTTAGCAGATCACACAACAGGGCTAAGAAAAGGCAGGAGATCtcaacatttttttgtgatttttgtgaatttaaggaaaactgctcacagcatacatttatttcacatattttaaggcacttaaaaaaaaatcagactgtATCCTGTCCTTTCCAAAAATGTGACTATGCTACCAACAATTTAACAACCTTTAcgtcacacacaagcagaaagcacaaaaactcaaaagatataaaaaactGTATTAGACTGATTTCTCATGCAAATGCATGTCCTAGTGAAAGTAGCTCCCCTGATAAATCCTTAAATACCTCTCAGGAGCCAGAGACATTACCAAGTGGTTCAGGTGTAGCATCAAGTGATAAAGAGGACAATGAGTTTGTAGATTACCAATGTCTTGAACATAAAATAGCTAGACTTTTTCTATGCATGCAAACATTGTTACATGTTTCTAAAAGTGCTTTGCAGAGAATTATTGAGGAAAttagtgacattttaaaattttctcaggttcattcatttcaaagaatCAAACAGGTGCTTGCTGAACAGAACATTGAGGCAGATGATgatgtaattaaaaatataaatgatgcaCTTTTCAAAACCAACCCATTAATTATCTCAACAGAACCAAAAGGTGCATTATCTACTGATTACAagagaaatatttatttcaagaataattttcatgtAATTGAGCCTACAGAGTACATCTACAAAGCGAGAACTagaaatacatttgtttatgtCTCAGTAAACCAGGTCTTGGAGAACTTATTGAAAGAGAAAAGTTTCTTTGAAAAGTTAGCATTTGATAAAGAAattagtgaaggttacagatCATTTAGAGATGGGCAGTatttcaaaaacaacaagcttTTAGGATTGCAAGATACTTGCATTAGTTTAGCTTTGTATATTGACGACTTTGAAATATGCAACCCTTTAGGAACATCTCGAAAAATTCATAAAATAACTGCTGTCTATTGGGTTGTACTCAACTTATCTGCAAGGTTTCGTTCTACATTACACTCAATACAGCTTGCTCTTCTTGGTAAAAGTGTAGACGTTAAACAGTTTGGGTATGATGCTTTTCTTTATCCACTCATTGAGGATTTAAAATGTCTTGAAAGCACAGGGGTGTATGTTGAAtctttaaatagttttttaaagGGAACTGTATTTTGTGTCTGTGCAGATAACCTTGGGGCTCACAGCCTTGCAGGCTTTTTGGAGTCCTTTAATGTCGACAAATTTTGTCGATTTTATAGTATTGATAAACATCAGATTGCAGCTCTTGATCCTACAGAATTTCCATTAAGAACTGTGGAACAGCATAACATTTTTCTAGAAGAGCTTGAGGATGGTCaaagacaaagtgtgtgtggTGTCAAAGGTTCCTGTGCCTTAAGTGCGTTGTCCTATTTTCATCCAGTCACTGGATTTCCTCCAGATATATTACATGATTTCTTTGAAGGTGTTGTCCCTGTGgaattgtgtttgtgtcttcaaGATttaatcagaaagggttttattacatttgaagGATTAAACAAACGTATAAAATCATTTCCATATAAATTCTCTGATAATCTCAACAagccacaacaaattacaaaagccAGTTTTGGAACAGGAAGAGTGAGTGGCAATGGACATGAAAACTGGACACTTTTGCGTTTGCTGCCTTTTATCATTGGGACCCGTATACCAGAACATGAGCCATCATGGGAAGTATTGATGGACCTTAAGGAGCTTGTTGAAATTGTTGTCTCGACAACTCTATCAGAAGAAATATTGTCATACTTGGACACCAAAATATTGGATCATCGACGATTACTGATAGAGACTTTTCCTGATTTTAATTTGAAGCCAAAACACCACTATATTGAACATTATAGTCATCTTGTGCGTTGTTTTGGTCCCTTAGTTGATTTGTGGACTATTCGATTTGAATCTAAGCACAACTTTTTCAAGAAAACTGTGCATGATGTCCAATGTTTTAAGAATATACTACTAACACTTTCTTCAAAGCATCAACAAATGATGGCATACTTGTTAGATGGTCACAGTCTTTTTAAACCAAGTCTGCATGTTGATAATATTGACACAGTTGACATCTGTTTCTTGAATGAAAATCTTCAGAAGTGCTTGAAACTGAAATATCCACAGGTAAAAGCTGTGTCATTTGCTAAATGTGTTTATCTGTATGGGACCCAGTATGTTAAAGGCATGATCATTTCATCAGGACAACTGAGTGGACTACCTGAATTCTACAAGATACTGAACATTTTGGTAGACTCTGGGAAAGTGTCATTTGTTGCTACAAAGCTCTCCTCTTGGTTTATGGAACACTACAGATCATATCGGCTTGACAGCAGCTACAAAGATCTGGAAATACTTGACCCAGAAGATTTGAATGATTACCACCCTTTAGCTGAATACTGCGTAGATGGACAACTGATGGTGACACCTGTTACGTGCCTCCTGCATTGA